In a single window of the Mugil cephalus isolate CIBA_MC_2020 chromosome 6, CIBA_Mcephalus_1.1, whole genome shotgun sequence genome:
- the tab3 gene encoding TGF-beta-activated kinase 1 and MAP3K7-binding protein 3: MAQGGSQLDYHVLQDLKQRFPEIPEGVVSQCLLQNNNNLDLCCHLLAQESNRYLYGEFHHSPEEGRLSRNHMLHISVGYPGSEASKTNGGAVGVGRSLVHSTSDTHIEPQRPSYPEPLSAPATIAPSPGYNPFFMNDQSRSASTPTPPPTMQGMSPTYSPVPRYTMNPITVSLSQTIPSVPQALQIPPGHYPNNTNTTLYIRPSPSQSPQPAPWSAPGAPVYQQSPYSTPTYVSPYSSPQHQPQPQPQPQPQHQQYVFLPISSPNVPSMPYHHQQQPQQQPAVYRPYHTKSSLKNQIEITLEGPRPRSNSPVHTPHPQGALYMATSTSPSSPSRAITMTGPSGSAAFHHGMYLPARPRPASSPQPGQSAYTFKIKVSPGGQAQRPPSSPPVAEAESLLNIVDQGENSAAPPPILPISALPGNVSHFHQMPRRSSSGSDDYAYTQALLLHQRARMERLMKELRLEKQKLEQLKGDVNNMEYDALQRRFRRVNSTSLIPRPEEMTRLRSLNRQLQIDIDCTLKETDLLQSRGKFDPKAMNNFYDNIEPGPVVPPKPVKKEGEQSSKPVPAPQRDEDFEGAHWDCESCTFLNHPALNRCEQCEMPRYT; this comes from the exons ATGGCGCAGGGAGGCTCTCAGCTCGACTACCACGTCCTGCAGGACCTCAAGCAGCGATTCCCAGAGATCCCAGAGGGGGTGGTGTCACAGTGCCTTCTGCAG AACAACAATAATCTGGATctttgctgccacctgctggctcAGGAGAGTAACAGATACCTGTATGGGGAGTTCCATCACAGTCCAGAGGAGGGGCGGCTCAGTCGAAACCACATGCTACACATTAGCGTTGGTTACCCAGGCTCAGAGGCAAGCAAAACAAATGGAGGAGCAGTAGGAGTAGGCCGCTCCCTCGTGCACAGCACCAGTGACACTCACATCGAACCCCAGCGGCCCAGCTACCCTGAGCCACTATCAGCTCCTGCCACCATAGCTCCTTCCCCGGGATATAATCCTTTCTTTATGAACGATCAAAGCCGCTCGGCCAGCActcccacccctccacccacaATGCAGGGCATGTCTCCCACATACTCCCCCGTTCCACGTTATACTATGAACCCTATAACAGTCAGTCTTTCGCAAACCATACCCAGTGTCCCACAAGCTCTGCAGATCCCTCCTGGGCACTATCCTAACAATACCAATACCACCTTGTACATTCGACCTTCACCCTCTCAGAGTCCACAGCCAGCACCCTGGTCAGCCCCAGGGGCGCCTGTCTATCAGCAGTCTCCCTATAGCACGCCCACATATGTCTCTCCTTACAGCTCCCCGCAGCACCAGCCACAGCCCCAACCACAACCCCAGCCACAGCACCAGCAATATGTCTTCCTCCCTATTAGCTCACCAAATGTCCCCAGCATGCCCTAccatcaccagcagcagcccCAGCAGCAGCCAGCCGTTTACAGGCCCTACCACACAAAATCCTCCCTTAAGAATCAGATAGAGATTACTCTGGAGGGTCCACGGCCACGCAGCAACTCACCTGTGCACACCCCACACCCCCAGGGAGCGCTTTACATGGCCACCAGCACTTCGCCAAGTTCCCCGTCAAGGGCTATCACAATGACTGGACCCTCAGGATCAGCAGCGTTCCACCATGGGATGTATCTGCCTGCAAGGCCTCGacctgcctcctctcctcagcCGGGCCAGTCAGCCTATACCTTCAAAATCAAAGTGTCCCCAGGAGGTCAGGCTCAGAGGCCACCAAGCTCGCCTCCTGTGGCCGAGGCAGAGTCTCTTCTCAACATTGTAGATCAAGGGGAGAACAGCGCTGCCCCTCCACCCATCCTTCCCATTTCGGCTCTACCGGGGAATGTCAGTCACTTTCATCAAATGCCCCGACGTTCAAGCTCAGGCTCTGATGACTATGCCTACACACAAG CTCTCCTGCTCCACCAGCGGGCGAGGATGGAGCGTTTAATGAAGGAACTGCGGCTGGAGAAGCAGAAACTGGAGCAACTGAAAGGCGATGTCAACAATATGGAATATGATGCCCTTCAAAGACGCTTTCGACGAGTCAACTCCACCAGTCTTATACCCAGA CCTGAAGAGATGACCCGACTACGGAGTCTCAACAGACAGCTTCAGATTGATATTGACTGTACACTGAAGGAGACCGATCTGCTGCAGTCTAGAG GGAAGTTTGACCCCAAAGCAATGAACAACTTTTATGACAATATTGAGCCTGGTCCAGTAGTGCCGCCCAAACCTGTGAAGAAAG aagGGGAGCAAAGCTCCAAGCCTGTGCCGGCGCCCCAGAGGGATGAGGACTTTGAGGGCGCCCATTGGGACTGTGAAAGCTGCACCTTTCTCAACCACCCTGCACTCAACCGCTGTGAACAGTGCGAGATGCCACGCTACACCTGA